One stretch of Zingiber officinale cultivar Zhangliang chromosome 6B, Zo_v1.1, whole genome shotgun sequence DNA includes these proteins:
- the LOC121992040 gene encoding pyruvate kinase isozyme A, chloroplastic-like translates to MAAQTLHLLSTPARSPSLPTISSAKPAIFPLPSLRCSRHRPLSLRASAATSYLPDLGLVPSHGGPASIDVDAITEAELRENGFRSTRRVKLVCTIGPATCSADQIEALAVGGMNVARVNMCYGTREWHRQVIRKIRRLNEEKGFAVAVMVDTEGSEIHMGDLDGAASVKAEDGEIWTFSVRAFDAPLPERTITVNYDGFAEDVSVGDELLVDGGMVRFEVIEKIGPDVKCRCNDPGLLLPRASLTFRRNGRLVQERNAMLPTISSKDWLDIDSAISEGVDFIAVSFVKSADVINHLKSYIAARCHDNEIAVIAKIESFDSLKNLEEIISASDGTMIARGDMGSQIPLEEVPSAQQKIVKLCRQLNKPVIVASQLLESMIEYPTPTRAEVADVSEAVKQRADALMLSGESAMGQYPDKALTVLRSVSLRIERWWREEKQREGIDLPDISSSFCDKVSENICSSAVTMANNLGVDALFLFTRNGEMASLISRCRPDCPVFAFTPSASVRRRLNLQWGLIPFRLSFSYDMENNLSRTFSLLKARGMIQPGDLIIALSDTLQTIQVMNVP, encoded by the exons ATGGCGGCGCAGACCTTGCACCTCCTCTCCACTCCCGCTCGCTCCCCTTCTCTCCCGACGATCTCCTCCGCCAAGCCTGCGATTTTCCCACTCCCCTCGCTCCGCTGCTCCCGACATCGTCCCCTCTCCCTTCGCGCCTCCGCCGCCACCTCCTACCTTCCTGATCTGGGCCTCGTCCCCTCCCACGGAGGCCCCGCATCCATCGATGTCGACGCCATCACCGAGGCGGAGCTCAGGGAGAACGGGTTCCGGAGCACGAGGCGGGTCAAGCTGGTCTGCACCATCGGCCCCGCCACCTGCTCCGCTGACCAGATCGAGGCGCTCGCCGTCGGAGGAATGAATGTGGCCAGGGTGAACATGTGCTACGGCACCCGCGAGTGGCACCGCCAGGTCATCCGAAAGATCCGCCGCCTCAACGAGGAGAAGGGGTTCGCCGTGGCTGTGATGGTGGACACCGAGGGGAGTGAGATCCACATGGGTGATCTCGATGGAGCCGCCTCTGTCAAGGCCGAG GACGGAGAGATTTGGACATTTAGTGTAAGAGCTTTTGATGCACCACTTCCAGAAAGGACCATCACTGTGAATTATGATGGCTTTGCTGAAG ATGTTAGTGTTGGCGATGAACTTCTTGTGGATGGAGGAATGGTTAGGTTTGAGGTGATTGAAAAGATTGGTCCAGATGTAAAATGCCGGTGCAATGATCCTGGATTGTTGTTGCCACGTGCTAGTCTTACTTTTCGGAGGAATGGAAGACTGGTCCAAGAACGTaatgcaatgcttcctacaattTCTTCTAAG GATTGGCTTGATATTGACAGTGCAATATCTGAGGGTGTGGACTTCATTGCAGTTTCCTTTGTCAAGTCTGCAGATGTCATAAATCATCTCAAGAGCTATATAGCTGCAAGATGTCATGACAA TGAAATTGCGGTGATCGCCAAGATTGAGAGTTTTGATTCGTTGAAAAATCTAGAAGAGATCATCAGTGCGTCAGATGGAACAATGATAGCCAGAGGAGACATGGGTTCTCAAATTCCTCTAGAAGAAGTCCCTTCAGCTCAGCAAAAAATTGTTAAGTTGTGCCGTCAGCTTAACAAACCTGTAATTGTAGCTTCTCAGCTTCTGGAATCTATGATCGAGTATCCAACACCAACTAGAGCTGAAGTTGCTGATGTGTCAGAGGCAGTTAAACAGAGGGCAGATGCTCTGATGCTCTCAGGTGAGTCAGCTATGGGCCAGTATCCAGATAAGGCATTAACTGTGCTTAGAAGTGTAAGCCTGCGCATTGAAAGATGGTGGAGAGAAGAGAAGCAACGTGAGGGGATTGACCTTCCAGATATTTCATCTTCGTTTTGTGATAAAGTTTCAGAGAATATATGTAGTTCAGCTGTCACAATGG CTAACAACTTGGGAGTTGAtgcactcttcctctttacaaggaATGGCGAAATGGCCTCACTGATTTCACGGTGTCGTCCTGATTGTCCAGTGTTTGCATTTACACCTTCAGCATCAGTTAGACGACGACTGAATCTTCAGTGGGGTCTGATTCCATTTCGTCTTAGTTTCTCGTACGACATGGAGAACAATCTAAGTCGCACTTTTTCTTTGCTCAAGGCCAGAGGAATGATCCAACCTGGTGATTTGATCATTGCACTGTCAGATACATTGCAGACTATTCAAGTGATGAATGTGCCGTAG
- the LOC121990780 gene encoding auxin-responsive protein IAA3-like, with protein MECALNDYNLRDTELRLGLPGTGDISEKSSATRGSKRAKCENESLAKNKSFEGVSNSESSQETPRAKAQVIGWPPIQAYRRNNSGSFQLKEDGQTMGLYVKVSMDGVPYLRKIDLKMYKSYKELKEALNNMFKYFSLGE; from the exons ATGGAGTGTGCCTTGAATGACTACAACCTTCGAGATACTGAGCTAAGGCTTGGGTTGCCTGGCACCGGTGATATATCAGAGAAATCGAGTGCCACAAGGGGTAGTAAACGAGCCAAATGTGAAAATGAAAGTCTTGCGAAGAACAAATCCTTTGAAGGGGTCTCCAATAGCGAAAGTAGTCAAGAAACACCAAGAGCAAA GGCACAAGTAATTGGATGGCCACCGATACAAGCTTATCGTAGAAACAACTCGGGCTCGTTTCAACTAAAGGAGGACGGGCAAACGATGGGCTTGTACGTGAAAGTAAGCATGGATGGGGTTCCTTACTTGAGAAAGATAGATCTCAAAATGTATAAGAGTTACAAGGAACTCAAAGAGGCCTTGAACAATATGTTCAAATATTTTTCTTTAGGTGAGTAA